Within Candidatus Methanoperedens sp., the genomic segment AGTTTTGTATTATTTCCGTCTCTCACTTCAAAAATGGTTTACTTTATGTTGATTGCGGTTTATGGAAAGATGATTGTTACCAAATTATCTGGATCTTCTGCTAAAAAAACTAAAAATCACTGGATTTTAGGATTGTGCCCATTTTTCAATATTTTTATTAGATTTTAACAATTCAATCCATATCGTATCTTTTTTATCTTTTAACAATTTTGTAATATACACAGTGACGAGGGTAACCACTATGGGAGCTATAAATGGTAAAACGCTTATAATATCTTTATAATCCATAATCTGTCTTGGTCACAGCTATAATAGAGCTTATCTTATTAATATTATTTGGAGGTTTTTTAATCTATTTTATTTGAAGAGGATTGTCTTATAATCTGTATCTCCATCTATCACAGATTCAGCTTATAATAAGGGCTACATGCTGCGGTTACAATAATTAGAAATCTTGTGTTAGGGCAATTAAAAAACCTGAGTAGTTACAAAATAGGACGTTACCCTTTTATCCTCTTCAGCCTGAAAGTATTTTCGCGTTCCATCTCCTCAAGCCGGAGCACGATGAAATCCTTGGCTTCGTTAAGCTCGGGTATGACCTTGAACTCAAGCGCATTCACCCTGCGCTTTGTTTTCTCGATATCCTCAAGCAGCTTCTTCATCGTGGTCTCGATCTCGGCCGCCATGATGATCTTCTCCACAAGTATCTCATAGGAATCCACGGCCTCGTCTATCCGTGAGGTCGTGCCGATTATGCCGTAGCCATGTTCCTCGAGTTTTTTATGAACGCTTGAAGCTTCGATCTTCGGGACCACGACGCCCATCACGTTCTTGCTTTCAAGTTCAAGTTTTGGCGTGTCCCTGAGAGCAAAGGCAGTGGATTTCACTACAACCACGCCTTCCACTGATTTTGCTATGGCAAGCTTCTGCGAAGCCTGAACGAACTGCTTCTCCACATCGGCGCGGATGTCCTTGGCTTTATCAAGTATCGCGAAAAGCTCAAGTATCAGGCCATCGCGCTTCATTTTCAGAAGTTTGTGCCCGCTCTGGCTGAGCTTTATTTTTTTCTTGAGGTCGATTAGCTCCGAGCGTGTGGGTTTAATGTTGTCTTTTATGGCCATATTATTCTTTTTTCTCTTCCTTTGCCCTGTGGGCCGGATGATACTTCTGGATGTACTTGTTATCGATCCTGGTGAGCTGGGCTTCAGGCAATTCCGAAAGGAGTTCCCACCCGATATCGAGAGTTGTCTCGATATCCCTGTTCTCCTCCGCGCCCTGCCGGACAAACTTGTCCTCGAACATATCAGCGAACTCAAGGAATTTTTTGTCTCTATCTGAGAGAGCATCCTTGCCAACTATGGCAACAAGGCCGCGCAGGTCGCGTCCTTCTGCATAGGCGGCATACAGCTGGTCCGAGACCGCCTTATGGTCTTCCCTTGTCCTTGTTGCGCCTATACCTGAGTTCATCAGTCTTGAGAGTGAAGGCAGCACATTCACCGGTGGATAAATGCCTTTCCTGTGGAGTTCCCTCGATATCACGATCTGCCCTTCCGTGATATACCCCGAAAGATCAGGGATCGGGTGGGTGATATCGTCGCCGGGCATGGACAAAATGGAGAACTGCGTCACCGAGCCTTTTCTTCCCTTGATAACACCCGCGCGTTCGTAAAGCGAAGCCAGGTCTGTGTACATGTAACCGGGATAGCCTCTCCTGCCGGGGACTTCTTCCCTTGCCGCGCCCATCTGGCGCAGCGCTTCACAGTAATTGGTGATATCTGTGAGGATGACGAGCACGTGCATGTCATGTTCATAAGCAAGGTATTCCGCGGCGGTGAGCGCAAGCCGCGGGGTGATAAGCCGCTCCACAGCCGGGTCATCTGCAAGGTTCAGGAAGACTACGGCTCTCTGGAGGGCTCCTGTCCTTTCAAAGTCGCGCATGAAATACTGCGCTTCCTCATTGGTGATGCCCATTGCAGCGAACACTACCGCGAACTGTTCATCCGAGCCCCGAACTTTTGCCTGTCTTGCAATCTGCAGCGCGATCTCATTATGCGGCAGACCTGAACCCGAGAATATAGGGAGCTTCTGGCCCCGCACAAGCGTATTCATCCCGTCAATGGTGGATATACCTGTCTGGATAAAGTCTTTCGGGGGAAGGCGCGCATACGGATTTATGGCCGCGCCTGTGATCTCAAGCCTGTCCTCTGGCACTATACGCGGGCCGCCATCCAGTGGTTCTCCGGAACCCGAAAGGATCCTGCCGAGCAGGTCTTTTGAAACCGGGAGTTTGATCGTCTCGCCGGTGAACCTGACCCCGCATTCCTTGTTCAGGCCGCCTGTGCCTTCGAATATCTGCACCACGACCACATCATTTGAAGTATCAAGCACCTGACCTCTTTTGGTCGTGCCGTCTGGAAGGTTGATATTGACAAGCTCGTTATATCCCACTGGTTCCGTCTTTTCTACAAAGATGAGCGGCCCTGCGATTTCCCTGATCGTCTTGTATTCTTTAGTCATGTTACTTGCCCCCGAGCTTCGAAAATTCTTCTTCCATACTCTTCATGATCACGCCAAGTGCTGCGTCAAACTCCTTCTCGTACTTGACTTTTGCAAGGTCATCCTTTGATTTTAATTTCATGATATCTTCCATCGGGGCCCCGCCCTCAAGTGCTGTCTGGGCCTTGTCGCCCCATGAGGTAATGGCTTTTAGCAACTTGTACTGTTTATCCATGGAGCAGAAGGTATCCACTTCGTGATAGGCATTCTGCTGCAGGAAATATTCCCTGATCATCCGTGCGATCTCAAGCGTGAGTTGCTGATCCTCGGGAAGAGCATCCGAACCCACAAGCTGGACTATCTCCTGGAGCTCGGCCTCTTTCTGGAGCAATTCCATCGAATCGTTCCTGAGTTTTACCCATTCGGAAGAGACATGCTCGTTATACCAGTCACCCAGTGCCTTGGTGTATAACGAATAACTGTTAAGCCAGTTTATTGCCGGGAAATGCCGCCTCTGCGCAAGTTTGGCATCAAGCGCCCAGAATACTTTTACTATGCGAAGCGTGTTCTGGGTTACAGGTTCTGAGAAGTCTCCGCCCGGGGGAGAGACCGCTCCTATGACCGTGATCGAGCCTTCCCTTCCGCAAAGTGCCTTCACCTTACCCGCGCGCTCGTAGAATTCGGAGAGCCTTGCTGCAAGGTACGCCGGATAACCTTCCTCGCCCGGCATCTCTTCAAGGCGTGATGATATTTCTCTCATCGCTTCCGCCCATCGTGAAGTAGAATCTGCCATCAGGGATACATCATATCCCATGTCCCTGTAATACTCTGCAATCGTAATTCCTGTGTAAACAGAGGCTTCCCTGGCCGCCACTGGCATGTTGGAGGTATTTGCGATCAGCACCGTCCTCTCCATCAAAGGCCTGCCGGTTTTTGGGTCCTCAAGTTCAGGGAACTCGCTCAGAACGTCTGCCATTTCATTGCCCCGTTCGCCGCACCCTATGTAAACAACGATCTCAGTATCGCTCCATTTTGCAAGCTGCTGCTGTGTTACTGTTTTTCCGCTCCCGAAAGGACCAGGGATAGCTGCAGTTCCGCCTTTGGCGACCGGGAAAAGACCGTCAAGGATTCTCTGGCCCGTGATAAGAGGCGTGTTTGGCATCAGCTTCTTGGTGACCGGTCTTGGCTTCCTGACAGGCCATTTCTGCATCATCGTGAGTTCCTTACCGCTAAGTGTGCACACCACCTCATCGACTTTGAATTTGCCGCTATTTATCTCATCAACCGTTCCTGAAATATTGGGCGGGACCATTATCCTGTGCTCGATATTCTGCGTTTCCTGAACTGTCCCTATGACATCTCCCGGATTCAATCTGTCGCCTTTTTTCACGGCAGGTACGAATTCCCATTCTTTCTTGCGCGAAAGACCATTGGCAGAAACGCCCCGCTTGATAAAGTCCCCCATGCTGTCTTTTAATACCGGAAGAGGGCGCTGGATGCCATCGTATATGCTTTCCAGCAGACCCGGTCCGAGTTCGACGGAGAGCGGCATACCTGTATTTTCCACAGGTTCACCTGGCCTGATACCGGACGTTTCTTCATACACCTGCACTGTGGATTTCTCACCTTCTATTCCGATGACCTCGCCCATCAGACCTTCCTTTCCAATTTTGACCACATCGTACATTTTGGTATTCAAACCGCTTATGATAACAACTGGTCCAGAGATTCTATAAATTTCACCTTTTGTTTTCATTTTCCATGACACCTCTTATAAGTCTCCCGAAACAATTCGGGTTCGGGGATATTATCATTCATTTCCAAAGATCTACGCCTACAGATTGCTTTATTTTCTCCCGGAGATTGGTACTCTCACCTTTTCCACCAATCACGAGCACCGTGGGCTCTACCGAATCATCAAGGGTTTTTTGCATCTGCGCGGATAATTTGTTAATATCATCATTGTGTATCACAAGGATGGCCACAGACCTGTCATTCAGCACGCCCTGTATCCTGGCCTCCAGATTATCCGGGGCTGTCTCGTAGGTCTTCCGAATGCCGGCAAGACGAAAGCCGATCACAAAATCACTGTTCCCAACAACTGCAATTTCCATCTACATCACCAGGTGGGCCTTTATTATTTCCTCAGGAAGCTTCGTCTCTTTTCCGCGCACGATTATTCGGAGGTTATCGACTTCTATCTTCTTGCTCAGGATATAATCCAGAATAGGCAGGATCGACAGCGGGTAATAATATGATATCCTTGAAGCATAGACAAGCCCATATTTCTCAAGACGCGTCTCGATATTTATAAGGGAGGTCAGGTCTCCGATTATGTCCGCGATCGCATTCCAGTACGAATATTCCTCAAGTGCGCGTACGAATTCGGGAAGGGAAAGGGATGCCAGTCTTCCGAGGTCTGCGTCCTTAAGTTCCAGACCTCCGGGGATCAGGAGCTTGATTATTTGCTCGCGTTCCATACCCGCGCGTTTCATCCTGAAAAGCATCTTGAGGTTCTTGAGATCGATCTCGGTCCTGAGGAATTTGAAGAATAGTTTATTTCCCGTTTCCTGGGCCGCAGCCGTGCGTCTGGAGTAATAGTTTTTGTCCAGGGCGTTCTCTATCTCCGAAAGGTCTCCTTTGTATCCTTCAAGGGCAGAATAATAAGGCGTTCCTGCAAGCGCTGCAATTATGCCTTCGACCGTGCCAATCTTAACGAGATCTGTCAGGTCCCTGTACCTCAGCTGGCCTGCGGAAACCACATCTTCCAGGATTTCCTCCTCGCTTGCCCCTGAAAATTTGCCTCTCAATATGGTCTTGATGTTCCATACGTCCCAGGATCGAAGATATTCTGTGATAAGAAAATTTGCCTCGTTCTGCGACACCTCTATCAATTTGCGGTAGGTCAGCGCCAGGTTCTGGCTCAATGCATGTTCAAACAGGTCAGTACCCTTGTATTTTTTTCCCAGTTCATCAACATCCTTCTTATATTCGGACTCTTCAATAAAACGGATTATCTCGGGAATCTCCATGTTGAGAAATTTCGGATACATCTCCACGGGGATGAGCTTGCTCTTCATACCCCTGACCCTGGCTACGATGTATGCATATTTGACCGCGTTTGGACCGCCCATTTTTTCACCCGAACAGGATATCCGATACCTGTTTCAAAGATTGTTCGCTCACTTCTTTTAAAATCGTGTCATATTTGAAATCGAGGGATTCCGTACCATCCTCATTTTCTATGACTACTCCTCCCATAATGTCAATTTCCCCGGCATATTCGAGTTTCGTGATCTTTTTCACGAAAACCTTGTCCTTGCCGTTTGAATATATCTTGCTGTTGTCTGCTTCGTATTTTCTGATAATCGACTGCATGAGTTTCTGATTCTTTTCAGCCGGGAGTTTCAAGACTGATGACTTTGTCTTTTCGGCCACTTCATCAAGAACCTCCTTGCGAGCGTTCAGTAATGACCTTTTTACCTCGAGATTGGCGCTTGATATTTCTTGCTGTCTTATCCTTTCAATTTCTCTCCTTGCTTCCATTTCCTTGGCCGCTTTGATCTTCTCAGCCTGGGACTGGGCTTCTGCGATGATAAGCGAAGCTTCCTTATACGCTTCTCCGCTGATCCTCTCAGCTTCTGCCTTGCCTTTGGCCTTGATCTCCTGAACTATCGCATCAAGTCCCATATTCGTTCACTTTTTTAGAACACGAACAGCAATATCAATGCTACGACAAGACCAAATATCGCGATGGATTCGGGAATGACGGTCATAAGCAGACCTTTACCGAAGAACTTCTCATTTTCTGCCATTGCGCCTACTGCCGCCGCACCGATGGCCTGTTCGCCCATGCCTGCGCCGATTCCTGAAAGTCCTACCGCTATTCCTGCTCCTACAGCTACCATTCCTGCTTGTGTTGGGTCCATATTTTTTATTCCTCCGTATATTTTCTATTATAACCAAAGGGGGCGTACTTCTTACCTCCCCCCTCATAAAATTTAGTGAAAAATTCCACGTATTGAAGCCTCAGGGAGTGAAGCCCTGGTCCCAGTATGCCCAGTGATAAATTTATTAAATGTCCTACGAACAGTACTACCACGCCGATGAGGGCAAGCCCAATCCCGCCGCCCAGCAGCACACCGCCCGGCCTTATGAAAAGGTTCATAGAAAGGGTATTTACCGCAAGGGCTATTCCTGCCGATGATAAGCCTATTGCAAGTATCCTTGTATATGAAAGTACGTTGGAGAGAAGCGTAGGTATCTCCATTATAGAGATGAATCCTTCGCCTTTTATCAAAAGCACGACACCGATAATAGCAAGTCCTACTCCTCCGTCAAAAACAGGGTCTCTTGAAGGGACATGTTGACCTGACATCATAGCTGGCATTAATTTAGCTATGGCAGCAACGCCGCCCGCCAGAATCATAATCCAGCTCCCCTTTGCAAAGACCGCATGCTTTAGATCGTGCTCTATCGCAATATTGCGAAAACCTATGACCAATCCGAGAAAGATATGCAATATCCCTATAACTAAGGTCATAAGAAGAAGAGACTGCACCGCCTCAAACCTTTGCACCGGTAGATGGAATCCTGCAATCGTAGGGCCTGCAATTCCGAAAATACCGTGTTCCAGTACTCCTTTAACTTCCACGTTAAACAGCGGGAAGCCGAAGAACTCCCCGTATATAATGCCGAATATTATCGAGAGGAACGCTGAAAGGAACAATATCAGGGCAAGCGCATTGAGACCGCCGGTCTTGAATTTATTTTTGATTATTATGGCCATGGCTGCCACGATGAGACCGTACCCGACATCACCAAGCATGATGGCATAGAATAGCGGGAAAGTTATAAAAATCACAGATGCGGGATCGATCTCCCCGTATTTTGGTGTGGCAAAAGTATCTATCAGGAGTTCAAAGGGTTTTGCGATCCCTGGATTTTCAAGTTCTATCGGTATATCTTCTTCTTTCGCTTTCTCTTCGATCCTGGTTAAATAAACCTGCCCTTGCGTGTTTTCCTGCAAAACCGAGTCAAGTTCATGGAATTTTCTCGAGGGCACCCATCCATCTATAATGAATGCATTGGGGCTCGTGGCAAATCTGAGAGGTGCTTCTGCCTTCTGGGTCTCTATGGAGAGATGTTCGTCCGCAGCAATTATGAATTCTGAATATTCCTTCTTGATGTTATCAAGTTCGGATTTTATGGATGCCTGCTTTGCCTTAAGTTCCATTACCTCTTTGGTCAGCGTTTCGAGTATTACAGGAGGGTTACCTTTCAACTCAGGGATCTTTAATTCAACATAGGTGCGCTCTTCCTGAAGGAGTTTTTGGGTTTCTGACTCAAAAACCTTTGGAATGAAAAGAGCAAATACTTTTCTTTTTTCGTATTCATCGCTGAATAATTCGTAATTGGCTGTAATCCTGGTGAGTTTTGGCTCTATATCTTCAGCGATAAATCCAGCGTACACTTTCACGGTATCATACCCGTGGTATGCATCTATTGATAGCGGGAGCGCCATCAATGGTTTTAAAGCAGAGATCAGGTCTTCCTTCTCCTTTATCCTGAATTCGATGTTCCTCAATTCATCAAACCGGGATGATACTTCTTTCTGGAGATGGGTAATTTTCTCATCGATCTGGGAAGGGAGGTCTTTTGAACTCAGTTTCATTGCAGATTCTTTTCCGATAACCCCTAACTGGTTTGAGATCCCGCGTAAAGAAAGAAGATATTCTGAGAGTTTAGATGCGGGTTTCAACGGGCGGCCGATCCTGAAATCTTCGGTCTCTTCGTTATAATCCGTTATATGGAGCAGGTTCAGTTTGTGAAGGGCGGATACAGTTCCTTCAATATGATCTCTTGTGCCAGCAATGATGACCCGGGTCATTTTTGTGGGTTTAAGCATTGGCTGCCCTCTCAAATTCCGTTAGAATGAATTTCGAGGCTTTTGCGACGTTATTTCTCGCTTTCTGTTTGATCTCTGAAGCTTCAAGAACCCCTTTTTCTATGATCTTTTCTTTTTCTTTCTGGATATTCTTCCGAGCCTCACTTATCTGCAATTGCGCCTGCAGGATAACTTCTTCCTCCGCTTTCCTGAGAATCTCTTTGGCTTGCACCCTGGCCTCAGAAATCTTCTTATTTTTCGCCTCATTCGCTTCGGCCACCGCAGCTTTGGCAGATTCTTCAGCCATCTTTATCTCGGATAAAATTTCAGCTCGTGTCATCAAATTCCTCTTTCATGAAATAATAATAGTGATTCGTTTTGATTCCTTCACATAGGGGAACACCTACATAAATTATTCGATTTCAAAGCGTGGTTTTCTAAGGGCGCATCTCTATTTTTAATGAAAAATCGTTTTAATTGCTACCATACCCGCGGTCATAAATGCTCCCGAAAGTAGCGGTATCATGAAATTGTCGTCTATAGCCACTCCTTTGACCCTCACTGGGACTGTATCCCCGATGGTTGCGCCCAGAGCCCCCGCAACATATACCCAGAACGGTATTTGAATCATATCCCGTGCCATGGGAAAATTTGAGAGTATAGCACCTATGATCACGCATACAAGAAAAATCGTGACCATTATCGGGAAGGGTTTGATGTCTGCTTTATTACCTGATTGCCTGACATTTCCGCCTTTGATAGCTGCGCCTGCCAGCCCTGCTGCAGTGTCCCCGATGGCCAGCATCAATATTGCAGCAATGGCGATCGTTTTTTCAAATATGATTATTGAAATAAGGGCTGACATCTGAAAATAGATATATCCCGCTATCTGTTTATTTTCATGGGGACGGAGCAGCATTTCGGGGAGGCTTATTTTTCCATTCAGGCGCAGCCATTCTATCACCAGGAGAATAGCATTGATAAAAGCCAGGCCCATGGCTGCCGTTTCTTTATTTAGAAAAAAATAAAAAAATGGGATCAGGGAACCGATAAGGTGAAAGGCTTTCCTTTGAATTTCCCTGGATAGATCGAACATAGGACACTACACTTTAATACCTGCATCCTCGAAAGATTTCCCCCTGTAGATCATATCGAATATGTTGCCCGCAAGCTCCGCCATAATCGCACGCACCTGCTTCATCGAATCCCTGTCTCTGATCGTAACAGTGCCGTCCTCAAGGGTCTGATAATCCACGGTTATGGAATAGGGCGTACCTATCTCATCGTTCCTGCGGTACCTCCTCCCTATGGTTCCCGAGTCATCGAATGCCACCAGGATGCCTGCCTTTCTTAGCATTTTGACAATCTCGTTCGCCGGTTTTATGAGCTCCTCGCGCGTGAGGAGAGGCAGCACAGCGGCCTGGATCGGGGCTACCTCTGCAGGGAGGCGGAGTACTATACGCATCTCATCCTCTTCTCCCTTTTCGACAGCTTTTTCTTCAAAATATGAATGTTCAAGAAGGGAGTAGGTGATCCTGTCTATCCCGAATGACGGTTCTATCACATGCGGTATTATATTCTCGCCATGCAATTCCTCGGTCACGGTCTCAAATGTCACTGCTTCTTTTTCGAGGCTTATGGTCTCACCGTCTATTATCAGATCAATGGTATCCCCGGTGAGATCTTCCGGTTTCAGGAGTTTCAGTGCATTTGAGATCTTGCCGGCTTTTCCTTTGAACTTCGGCCCCAGGATCCCCATGTTGGGTTTCACTGCAAAGCGCTCGACCTTTTTGGGTTCATCGTACGGGATATATACCGTAAGTTCAGTTTCGCTCTGCTTTGCATGGGCCTTCAGATCATAATCCGTCCTGTCCGCGATACCCACCACTTCCACCCATCCGAACCTTTCACTTAATATCTCGGCATCCCAGCAATCCGCTGCATAGTGTGCCATTTCATCCTTCATATGCTGCCTGAAACGCAGTTTTTCCTTTGATACGCCCACGCGCAGGAGGAACTGGTATGTCAGGGCAAGACAGTATCCCAGGAATTCATGGGCTATAACTTTGTTTTTTACCGCTTCCCCGATCGACATCTTCTCGAATCCGGTCTTTTGGACATCGCTGCCTTCCCCTGTTGTTCCAGATTCATGGAAATAGCTCTGCATTTCCTGTGAAAAAAGGTTCAGGACAATATCAGCGACTTCCTTGAATTTCGGATGCGTCTTATCCCTCGGGTCGATGAATATCTCGGCCTCCGCCTGCGTGAACTCCCGCAGGCGTATCACGCCCTGGCGCGGCGATATCTCATTGCGGTAGGCTTTCCCGATCTGCGTTGCCCCGAAGGGCAGCCTGTCCCGGTAGAATTTCAAAAGGCGCGGGAAGTCCACGAACATCCCCTGTGCTGTCTCAGGCCGCAGGTATCCCGCACGTTTTCCACCGGGTCCGATGCTGGTTTTGAACATGAGGTTAAACTCGTAGACCTTTCCGAGCCGCCCGCCGCATTCAGGGCATTTGACATTGTTCTTGCCGATCACCCTGGAAAGCTCATCCGCGCTCAGGGTATCAGGATTATCCACAACGTCCTTGACAAGATGGTCTGCCCTGAAAGCCTCGTTGCATTTCTGGCATTCCGTCAGAGGATCGGAGAAGCCCCCCACGTGCCCGGATGCGATGAAAATATCCTCAATACCTATCGTGGGCGACTCGATCTCGTAATACCCTTCGTTAATGACAAAAATATCCCGCCAGATGTTCTCCACGCGGCGCTTCAGCATGGCGCCCAGAGGCCCGTAATCATAAAAACCTGCTGTGCCGCCATACAGCTCAAATGAGCCCCAGAGAAAACCGCGGCGCTTGGCAAGTTCGATCACCTGTTCGTATTTGTCAGCCATGTGTAGTCCTCGCTTTTGGCTTAATACAGGGTTTGGGATTATTAAGGTTTCATTTGGATGGGCTTGTTTCCCGGAGGAAGTTTGAAAATTATTTCAAAAGATATGGTGCGGAGATAATCTCTGGGCCTCGTTTTATGCAAAAATTAATAGAAAAACGGGCAGTATGTTATTGGACAGTATGTTAGGCATAATAAGATTGTAAATGTCCTTTCTCGGACACTACATTGGGCGATCTTAATATATCTTCAGGGCTTCGGGCAATTTTAGAAACCGAATTCAGTTTTGAAACTGTTTCCGGTAAGATTTATATCCCACCCTGGCGGAGTCTCACTGATCGGTGTCACAATACCTGTGCACCGATTAAGATAATTGCCATCACCACCATTCATAATGTCATAGTGGGCATTACCATGAATATTGTAGTTCTCCACGTTGATGTGGTGGGCTCCATTTATGATAGCTATACCAGAAATAAAGTCTATCATAAGACCGGTTGGTTCTCTGACTCCGGTTGCAGGATTCATTCTGCATATGGGACCGTTTCCGGCGGCAATGCCATTGATTAGTGTCACATTATAGCTTTCAATTCCATCTATAACAATGCCACCACTATCATCAGCACTTGTTATCGTGTATTGAACTAAGACATCATGAGAGTTATTGATCCAAATGCCCTTTGCATCATCGTAGGTGAACTCGTTGCAATCAGTGCCTCTTGCCAGGTTACATTGGGAACCAATCGTTATGTAATGGCTGTTTTGCATGAGAACTCCATCTCCGTCGGCCTTTAGCTTGCTACGGGTAATATTAATATGATCAGATGAATTCAACAGAACCCCATGATTTCCTATTCTGTTGAGGCTTAAACTATCCAAACTTATATTGCCAGATAAGTCTAGCTGTACTCCATTTACGCCAAAAGCATCCTGTGAGTTACCCGCCACATCCGAGATTGTGGTGGGTGTATGAATATTTACAAGCCATATTAACTTGGCGCCTGTTGCTGGAACCTGTGCGAAGTTTGATTGGATGCAGCCTATTTTGAAGAACTTTGTTATTTTTCCTTCCGAGTTATCGACTTTTATCGCATACCCTGGTGTGAGATTCTTGATCTGCCAATTGCTAATCAAGTAGGGATCCGTAGCTGTCCCAGTTCCCGAAACTACACCATTAGTGCGGTTAAAATCATTGTCACTGGTGATAAAGATCGGTTCATGAGGCAATGGATTGCAGAGAGGAGATGCTGCAGCTGGTGTAACTGAAACCGCGACCTCAAACACCGAAAGGAATAGAAGGAAACCAACTACAACAGCTATAATTCTATGATCGATTTTTCCCAAGGTTGCAATTTTCCATTTAAAGGATACTATATTCATAATCACTCCATTGAAGCATCGATTGTAATTACCCCATTTAATCATTGATGGTCATCATATATGAAATTATCTGTATTTGAATACAGCATACCACAGATGCTTTTTTGCAGGCAGTGGTTGATAAACGCTTACTACACGCATTATATCTACCACTCGTAAGAGCCATACCAGTGATGTTTTTTCAAGGTATGTTCAGGAGATAACACATATTACCGATGCATTATTGCAGGCAATAATCGAGATAAGCTCATAGCTTAACTTGTCGCCCACTTTGG encodes:
- a CDS encoding V-type ATP synthase subunit I; this encodes MLKPTKMTRVIIAGTRDHIEGTVSALHKLNLLHITDYNEETEDFRIGRPLKPASKLSEYLLSLRGISNQLGVIGKESAMKLSSKDLPSQIDEKITHLQKEVSSRFDELRNIEFRIKEKEDLISALKPLMALPLSIDAYHGYDTVKVYAGFIAEDIEPKLTRITANYELFSDEYEKRKVFALFIPKVFESETQKLLQEERTYVELKIPELKGNPPVILETLTKEVMELKAKQASIKSELDNIKKEYSEFIIAADEHLSIETQKAEAPLRFATSPNAFIIDGWVPSRKFHELDSVLQENTQGQVYLTRIEEKAKEEDIPIELENPGIAKPFELLIDTFATPKYGEIDPASVIFITFPLFYAIMLGDVGYGLIVAAMAIIIKNKFKTGGLNALALILFLSAFLSIIFGIIYGEFFGFPLFNVEVKGVLEHGIFGIAGPTIAGFHLPVQRFEAVQSLLLMTLVIGILHIFLGLVIGFRNIAIEHDLKHAVFAKGSWIMILAGGVAAIAKLMPAMMSGQHVPSRDPVFDGGVGLAIIGVVLLIKGEGFISIMEIPTLLSNVLSYTRILAIGLSSAGIALAVNTLSMNLFIRPGGVLLGGGIGLALIGVVVLFVGHLINLSLGILGPGLHSLRLQYVEFFTKFYEGGGKKYAPFGYNRKYTEE
- a CDS encoding V-type ATP synthase subunit E, whose translation is MGLDAIVQEIKAKGKAEAERISGEAYKEASLIIAEAQSQAEKIKAAKEMEARREIERIRQQEISSANLEVKRSLLNARKEVLDEVAEKTKSSVLKLPAEKNQKLMQSIIRKYEADNSKIYSNGKDKVFVKKITKLEYAGEIDIMGGVVIENEDGTESLDFKYDTILKEVSEQSLKQVSDILFG
- a CDS encoding ATP synthase subunit A; its protein translation is MKTKGEIYRISGPVVIISGLNTKMYDVVKIGKEGLMGEVIGIEGEKSTVQVYEETSGIRPGEPVENTGMPLSVELGPGLLESIYDGIQRPLPVLKDSMGDFIKRGVSANGLSRKKEWEFVPAVKKGDRLNPGDVIGTVQETQNIEHRIMVPPNISGTVDEINSGKFKVDEVVCTLSGKELTMMQKWPVRKPRPVTKKLMPNTPLITGQRILDGLFPVAKGGTAAIPGPFGSGKTVTQQQLAKWSDTEIVVYIGCGERGNEMADVLSEFPELEDPKTGRPLMERTVLIANTSNMPVAAREASVYTGITIAEYYRDMGYDVSLMADSTSRWAEAMREISSRLEEMPGEEGYPAYLAARLSEFYERAGKVKALCGREGSITVIGAVSPPGGDFSEPVTQNTLRIVKVFWALDAKLAQRRHFPAINWLNSYSLYTKALGDWYNEHVSSEWVKLRNDSMELLQKEAELQEIVQLVGSDALPEDQQLTLEIARMIREYFLQQNAYHEVDTFCSMDKQYKLLKAITSWGDKAQTALEGGAPMEDIMKLKSKDDLAKVKYEKEFDAALGVIMKSMEEEFSKLGGK
- a CDS encoding V-type ATP synthase subunit D; the protein is MAIKDNIKPTRSELIDLKKKIKLSQSGHKLLKMKRDGLILELFAILDKAKDIRADVEKQFVQASQKLAIAKSVEGVVVVKSTAFALRDTPKLELESKNVMGVVVPKIEASSVHKKLEEHGYGIIGTTSRIDEAVDSYEILVEKIIMAAEIETTMKKLLEDIEKTKRRVNALEFKVIPELNEAKDFIVLRLEEMERENTFRLKRIKG
- a CDS encoding V-type ATP synthase subunit K, whose protein sequence is MDPTQAGMVAVGAGIAVGLSGIGAGMGEQAIGAAAVGAMAENEKFFGKGLLMTVIPESIAIFGLVVALILLFVF
- a CDS encoding V-type ATP synthase subunit F encodes the protein MEIAVVGNSDFVIGFRLAGIRKTYETAPDNLEARIQGVLNDRSVAILVIHNDDINKLSAQMQKTLDDSVEPTVLVIGGKGESTNLREKIKQSVGVDLWK
- a CDS encoding V-type ATP synthase subunit C, whose protein sequence is MGGPNAVKYAYIVARVRGMKSKLIPVEMYPKFLNMEIPEIIRFIEESEYKKDVDELGKKYKGTDLFEHALSQNLALTYRKLIEVSQNEANFLITEYLRSWDVWNIKTILRGKFSGASEEEILEDVVSAGQLRYRDLTDLVKIGTVEGIIAALAGTPYYSALEGYKGDLSEIENALDKNYYSRRTAAAQETGNKLFFKFLRTEIDLKNLKMLFRMKRAGMEREQIIKLLIPGGLELKDADLGRLASLSLPEFVRALEEYSYWNAIADIIGDLTSLINIETRLEKYGLVYASRISYYYPLSILPILDYILSKKIEVDNLRIIVRGKETKLPEEIIKAHLVM
- a CDS encoding ATP synthase subunit B, translated to MTKEYKTIREIAGPLIFVEKTEPVGYNELVNINLPDGTTKRGQVLDTSNDVVVVQIFEGTGGLNKECGVRFTGETIKLPVSKDLLGRILSGSGEPLDGGPRIVPEDRLEITGAAINPYARLPPKDFIQTGISTIDGMNTLVRGQKLPIFSGSGLPHNEIALQIARQAKVRGSDEQFAVVFAAMGITNEEAQYFMRDFERTGALQRAVVFLNLADDPAVERLITPRLALTAAEYLAYEHDMHVLVILTDITNYCEALRQMGAAREEVPGRRGYPGYMYTDLASLYERAGVIKGRKGSVTQFSILSMPGDDITHPIPDLSGYITEGQIVISRELHRKGIYPPVNVLPSLSRLMNSGIGATRTREDHKAVSDQLYAAYAEGRDLRGLVAIVGKDALSDRDKKFLEFADMFEDKFVRQGAEENRDIETTLDIGWELLSELPEAQLTRIDNKYIQKYHPAHRAKEEKKE